One genomic window of Magnolia sinica isolate HGM2019 chromosome 3, MsV1, whole genome shotgun sequence includes the following:
- the LOC131238608 gene encoding agamous-like MADS-box protein AGL61 → MGKRKFPMAKIEKKSSLLVSFSKRRQGLFKKAFDLCSLTGSHIAILAFSPAGNPFTFGHPSFDSVIDRYVEQCSGSNGHFPSPSSSSALGSSHSIAYLDGLNQRLFDIQRQLDENVEKNRRLKEGNPKWGWWDLDVEDLDVGQLETFLSELQKFREVVASRVVETVSKEVLEKKKVARDMKASEGLEEEEVGFSNMVSRDMKASEGLEKEEVGFSNMVSRDMKASEGLEEEEEVWFWDMVSRDMKASSSKKDLEEEVGFWGKQCLKEEAGFWDKQGLEEKAGFGSSKNSIWIGDEEFLF, encoded by the coding sequence ATGGGGAAGAGAAAATTTCCAATGGCAAAAATCGAAAAGAAATCCTCTCTTCTCGTTTCTTTCTCGAAAAGAAGACAGGGTCTTTTCAAGAAAGCTTTTGACCTATGCTCTCTCACAGGCTCCCACATTGCCATTCTCGCTTTCTCTCCAGCCGGTAATCCCTTCACCTTCGGTCATCCATCCTTCGATTCCGTCATCGATCGGTACGTCGAACAATGCAGCGGCAGCAACGGCCactttccctctccttcttcctcaTCGGCACTTGGATCATCTCATTCTATTGCCTATCTCGACGGTTTAAATCAACGTCTTTTCGACATCCAGAGGCAGCTCGATGAAAATGTGGAGAAGAATCGTCGACTGAAGGAAGGAAACCCTAAATGGGGATGGTGGGATTTGGATGTCGAGGATCTAGATGTGGGCCAACTGGAGACGTTTCTATCAGAATTGCAAAAATTCAGGGAAGTTGTGGCATCACGCGTTGTGGAGACTGTTTCTAAGGAGGTTTTGGAGAAGAAGAAAGTTGCACGTGACATGAAGGCTTCTGAGGGTTTAGAGGAGGAGGAGGTAGGGTTTTCGAATATGGTTTCACGTGACATGAAGGCTTCTGAAGGTTTGGAGAAAGAGGAGGTAGGGTTTTCGAATATGGTTTCACGTGACATGAAGGCTTCTGAGGGtttggaggaggaggaggaggtatGGTTTTGGGATATGGTTTCACGTGACATGAAGGCTTCTTCGAGCAAGAAGGATTTAGAAGAAGAGGTTGGGTTTTGGGGTAAGCAGTGTTTGAAGGAGGAGGCTGGGTTTTGGGATAAACAGGGTCTGGAAGAGAAGGCTGGGTTTGGGAGTTCCAAGAACAGCATTTGGATTGGAGATGAAGAATTTTTATTCTAA
- the LOC131238606 gene encoding ABC transporter B family member 10-like: MISQKIKVGNFMHYISRFLAGFTIGFIRIWQISLVTLSIVPLIAIAGGIYAYIATGLIARVQKSYVKVREIAEEAIANVRTVQAFAGEEKAVKSYRDALQKTYTYGKKGGLAKGLGLMSFTATQLTKYRQKKPVPWKQWQSLATRRSLILTKVC; the protein is encoded by the exons ATGATATCGCAGAAGATTAAG GTTGGGAACTTCATGCACTATATAAGCCGATTTTTGGCGGGCTTTACAATCGGATTCATTCGCATTTGGCAAATTAGCTTGGTGACATTATCGATAGTCCCCTTGATTGCGATTGCAGGTGGAATATATGCATACATTGCCACTGGCCTGATTGCAAGAGTACAGAAATCCTATGTGAAGGTGCGAGAAATCGCAGAAGAG GCTATAGCGAATGTCCGAACTGTCCAGGCGTTTGCTGGGGAAGAGAAAGCTGTAAAATCCTATAGGGATGCTCTTCAAAAGACATACACTTATGGGAAGAAAGGAGGATTGGCAAAGGGTCTGGGGCTGATGTCTTTTACtgctacacagctcaccaaatatcgacagaagaaaccagtcccttggaaacaatggcaatcattggcaacaaggagatcattgatattaaccaaggtatgttag
- the LOC131238607 gene encoding uncharacterized protein LOC131238607, protein MFLIISIFFSANIVIGSGSLLGRLLSLPLIGKKGSDTKNIPLSLSPLQEERLRNLQQRLEVPFDGTRLEHQAGFIPEAVAQARREKGRMGNPFAIAGINISFMLAQMLDLQSGRPTSLAGVRFLELLGEDEMAFNNLYCVSFQMMDAQWLAKRASYMEFNVSTVTLHFIDSGFLSGIQMA, encoded by the exons ATGTTCTTGataatttcaattttcttctCAGCAAACATTGTCATTGGATCAGGATCGCTCCTTGGAAGGCTTTTATCTCTTCCTTTGATTGGTAAAAAAGGAAGTGATACGAAGAACATTCCACTTTCTCTTAGCCCATTACAG GAAGAAAGATTGAGGAATCTGCAGCAGAGGCTGGAGGTTCCTTTTGATGGTACTCGTCTAGAGCATCAA GCAGGATTCATTCCAGAGGCTGTTGCACAAGCAAGAAGGGAGAAGGGCAGAATGGGAAATCCCTTTGCCATAGCTGGAATAAATATTTCTTTTATGCTGGCACAAATGTTGGACTTGCAATCA GGCAGGCCAACTTCATTGGCAGGGGTTCGCTTTCTAGAGCTGCTTGGAGAGGATGAAATGGCATTCAATAACCTCTACTGTGTGTCATTTCAGATGATGGATGCTCAATGGCTTGCGAAGCGTGCTTCTTATATGGAATTCAATGTAAGCACCGTGACACTCCATTTCATTGACAGTGGCTTCTTATCGGGCATACAAATGGCATAA